In the Kitasatospora terrestris genome, one interval contains:
- a CDS encoding RNB domain-containing ribonuclease, translating into MPRRHLSVRAAETARINRELADLRTRLEIRSDWPPEVLAEADRAASVPRLPDLDATDLEMFTVDPPGSRDLDQAMHLARRDGGYRVHYAIADVAAFVTPGGAIDAEAARRVQTLYFPDGNVPLHPARLAEGAASLLPGELRPALLWQIDLDADGAVVLADLRRAQVRSRRRLDYATVQHAVDTGTADEQLGLLAEIGKLREAQEQTRGGISLPIPEQEVEAEDGGYRLGYRAPRPADGWNAQISLLTGMAAAELMLDAGTGILRTLPAAPQSAYARLRRVAAALHVDWPETTSYPELVRSLDPARTAHAAFLNECTGLLRGAGYHAFDAARGIAPPADPGHAALAAPYTHCTAPLRRLGDRYAQEICVAVAGGTEVPEWVREALFDVPGLMESGDRRAREVERATVDLVEAELLRGREGEEFDAVVVDLDDRRPTVGTVQLTDPAVVAKCDGPQPLPLGERVRARLTTADPATRTVRFSL; encoded by the coding sequence ATGCCGCGCCGACACCTGAGCGTCCGAGCCGCCGAGACCGCGAGGATCAACCGTGAGCTCGCGGACCTGCGCACCCGTCTGGAGATCCGCTCCGACTGGCCGCCCGAGGTACTGGCCGAGGCCGACCGCGCGGCGTCGGTGCCGCGCCTCCCCGACCTCGACGCCACCGACCTCGAGATGTTCACCGTCGACCCGCCCGGCTCCCGCGACCTCGACCAGGCGATGCACCTGGCCCGCCGCGACGGCGGCTACCGGGTCCACTACGCGATCGCCGACGTCGCCGCCTTCGTCACCCCCGGCGGCGCGATCGACGCCGAGGCCGCCCGGCGCGTCCAGACCCTCTACTTCCCCGACGGCAACGTCCCCCTGCACCCCGCCCGGCTCGCCGAGGGCGCCGCCAGCCTGCTCCCCGGCGAACTCCGCCCCGCCCTGCTCTGGCAGATCGACCTCGACGCCGACGGCGCCGTCGTCCTCGCCGACCTGCGCCGAGCCCAGGTCCGCTCGCGCCGCCGACTCGACTACGCCACCGTCCAGCACGCCGTCGACACCGGCACCGCCGACGAGCAGCTCGGACTCCTCGCCGAGATCGGCAAGCTCCGCGAGGCCCAGGAGCAGACCCGCGGCGGCATCAGCCTGCCGATCCCGGAGCAGGAAGTGGAGGCGGAGGACGGCGGCTACCGCCTGGGCTACCGGGCGCCCCGTCCGGCGGACGGCTGGAACGCCCAGATCTCCCTGCTCACCGGCATGGCCGCCGCCGAACTGATGCTGGACGCCGGCACCGGCATCCTGCGCACCCTCCCCGCCGCACCCCAGTCCGCGTACGCCCGCCTGCGCCGGGTCGCCGCCGCGCTGCACGTGGACTGGCCGGAGACGACGAGCTACCCCGAACTGGTCCGCTCGCTCGACCCGGCCCGCACCGCCCACGCCGCCTTCCTCAACGAGTGCACCGGACTGCTGCGCGGCGCCGGCTACCACGCCTTCGACGCCGCCCGGGGCATCGCCCCGCCCGCCGACCCCGGCCACGCGGCGCTCGCCGCCCCCTACACCCACTGCACCGCGCCGCTGCGCCGGCTCGGCGACCGGTACGCGCAGGAGATCTGCGTGGCGGTCGCCGGCGGCACCGAGGTGCCGGAGTGGGTCCGGGAGGCGCTCTTCGACGTGCCCGGGCTGATGGAGAGCGGCGACCGGCGGGCCCGCGAAGTCGAACGCGCCACGGTCGACCTGGTCGAGGCGGAGCTGCTGCGCGGCCGCGAGGGCGAGGAGTTCGACGCGGTCGTGGTCGACCTGGACGACCGCCGGCCCACCGTCGGGACCGTCCAGCTGACCGACCCCGCCGTGGTCGCCAAGTGCGACGGCCCCCAGCCGCTGCCGCTCGGCGAACGCGTCCGAGCCCGGCTCACCACCGCCGACCCGGCCACCCGTACGGTCCGCTTCTCGCTCTGA
- the yaaA gene encoding peroxide stress protein YaaA, with translation MLVLLPPSEGKAAPEAGAPLEPDALSLPGLAGAREAVLAALVELCAGDEERAAEVLGLSRGLRGEVAKNAALRTSGARPAGEVYTGVLFDNLGLAKLDEAAYARAERSLLVFSGLWGAVRIGDRIPSYRCSMGVKLPPVGALGPYWRKEMDAVLPEAAGDGLVLDLRSSAYAAAWKPAGAVVERTATVRVLQEREVDGVPKRSVVSHFNKATKGRLVRDLLNAGAEPGSPGELVDALAGLGYRVEVSVRGTARKAWQLDVIVTDVH, from the coding sequence GTGCTGGTGCTGTTGCCGCCGTCGGAGGGGAAGGCCGCTCCGGAGGCCGGGGCGCCGTTGGAGCCGGACGCGCTGTCGCTGCCCGGGCTGGCCGGCGCGCGGGAGGCGGTGCTGGCCGCACTGGTCGAGCTGTGCGCGGGCGACGAGGAGCGGGCGGCGGAGGTGCTCGGCCTGAGCAGGGGCCTGCGCGGCGAGGTGGCGAAGAACGCCGCCCTGCGCACCTCGGGTGCCCGCCCGGCGGGCGAGGTGTACACCGGTGTGCTGTTCGACAACCTCGGGCTGGCGAAGCTCGACGAGGCCGCGTACGCGCGGGCGGAGCGGTCGCTGCTGGTCTTCTCGGGTCTGTGGGGCGCCGTGCGGATCGGTGACCGGATCCCGTCGTACCGCTGCTCGATGGGGGTGAAGCTGCCGCCGGTGGGCGCGCTCGGCCCGTACTGGCGCAAGGAGATGGACGCGGTCCTGCCGGAGGCGGCGGGCGACGGGCTGGTGCTGGACCTGCGCAGCTCGGCGTACGCGGCGGCGTGGAAGCCGGCGGGCGCGGTGGTGGAGCGGACCGCGACCGTCCGGGTGCTGCAGGAGCGCGAGGTGGACGGCGTGCCGAAGCGCTCGGTGGTGAGCCACTTCAACAAGGCGACCAAGGGGCGGCTGGTCCGGGACCTGCTGAACGCGGGCGCGGAGCCGGGGTCGCCGGGCGAGCTGGTGGACGCGCTGGCGGGGCTGGGGTACCGGGTCGAGGTCTCGGTCCGGGGCACCGCGCGCAAGGCCTGGCAGCTGGACGTGATCGTGACGGACGTGCACTGA
- a CDS encoding NUDIX hydrolase codes for MTTAVLSQQEWLARMVRAYAGASLLLTDPAGRVLLLKPTYRPTWLYPGGVIDPGENPAECAVRELREETGLEIAVAGLRLLVVEWRDPIPEQGHQAHPAVHFMFDGGTIAADSTIRLQADEVSEAGFFPVQQALPLLHSQAAHRLTQGLQARRDGTTAMLHTPGYLG; via the coding sequence GTGACGACCGCAGTTCTGTCACAGCAGGAGTGGCTGGCCCGGATGGTCCGGGCGTACGCGGGTGCCAGTCTGCTGCTGACGGATCCGGCCGGTCGGGTGCTGCTGCTGAAGCCGACGTACCGACCCACCTGGCTCTACCCGGGCGGGGTCATCGACCCGGGCGAGAATCCGGCCGAGTGCGCCGTACGGGAGCTGCGCGAGGAGACCGGGCTGGAGATCGCCGTCGCCGGCCTCCGGCTGCTGGTGGTCGAGTGGCGCGACCCGATCCCCGAGCAGGGCCACCAGGCGCACCCTGCGGTGCACTTCATGTTCGACGGCGGCACGATCGCCGCCGACAGCACGATCCGACTGCAGGCGGACGAGGTGTCGGAGGCCGGCTTCTTCCCGGTCCAGCAGGCCCTCCCGCTGCTCCACTCACAGGCGGCGCACCGCCTGACCCAAGGCTTGCAGGCACGTCGCGACGGCACCACCGCCATGCTCCACACCCCGGGCTACCTGGGCTGA
- a CDS encoding DHA2 family efflux MFS transporter permease subunit, giving the protein MSTQSTVPSPPAAPDRRRRLLVLAICCLSLFIVGLDNTVVNVALPVIQQDLHAPASGLQWIIDAYTLVLASLLMLSGSVADRIGRRRVFRAGLLLFVLGSLLCSLAPGLGWLIAFRALQAVGGSMLNPVAMSIITNTFTDKRERAQAIGVWGGVIGISMALGPLIGGFLVDSAGWPAVFLVNIPVGLAAFALTFRYVPESRAPRPRRLDPVGQLLMVVMLGCGTAAIIEGPGYGWTSPVILTLAALAGSALVCFPFWERRTAEPLIDPRFFHSVPFTGATLTAVCAFASLGGFLFLNTLYLQNVRHYSPVQAGLWTLPMAGLTLVAAPVSGRIVGLRGPRLPLVVAGLAMAASGLLLTRLTVDASAALLIAAYALFGLGFGLVNAPITNSAVSGMPLAQAGVAAAVASTSRQIGQSLGVAVIGTAVTTAVVGPVDFTTATHIGWWIITALGLAVLALGLLTTTPWAVATAARVAARFGAGSGAVRGAPTERLR; this is encoded by the coding sequence GTGAGCACTCAGTCGACCGTCCCGAGCCCGCCCGCCGCGCCGGACCGTCGTCGCCGGCTGCTGGTCCTCGCGATCTGCTGCCTCAGCCTGTTCATCGTTGGCCTCGACAACACCGTGGTGAACGTCGCGCTGCCCGTCATCCAGCAGGACCTGCACGCCCCCGCGTCCGGGCTCCAGTGGATCATCGACGCCTACACCCTGGTGCTCGCCTCCCTGCTGATGCTCTCCGGCTCGGTCGCCGACCGGATCGGCCGCCGCCGCGTCTTCCGGGCCGGCCTGCTGCTGTTCGTCCTCGGCTCGCTGCTGTGCAGCCTGGCGCCCGGCCTCGGCTGGCTGATCGCCTTCCGCGCGCTCCAGGCGGTCGGCGGCTCGATGCTCAACCCGGTCGCGATGTCGATCATCACCAACACCTTCACCGACAAGCGCGAACGCGCCCAGGCGATCGGTGTCTGGGGCGGTGTGATCGGCATCAGCATGGCCCTCGGGCCGCTGATCGGCGGCTTCCTGGTCGACAGCGCGGGATGGCCGGCCGTCTTCCTGGTCAACATCCCGGTCGGACTCGCCGCCTTCGCTTTGACCTTCCGCTACGTCCCCGAGTCCCGGGCGCCGCGGCCCCGGCGGCTCGACCCGGTCGGCCAGCTGCTGATGGTCGTGATGCTCGGCTGCGGAACCGCCGCGATCATCGAGGGCCCCGGCTACGGCTGGACCTCCCCGGTGATCCTCACCCTCGCCGCCCTCGCCGGGTCCGCGTTGGTCTGCTTCCCGTTCTGGGAACGCCGGACCGCCGAACCGCTGATCGATCCCCGCTTCTTCCACAGCGTGCCGTTCACCGGTGCCACCCTGACCGCCGTCTGCGCGTTCGCCTCCCTGGGCGGATTCCTCTTTCTCAACACCCTCTACCTGCAGAACGTCCGCCACTACAGCCCGGTCCAGGCCGGACTCTGGACCCTCCCGATGGCCGGACTCACCCTGGTCGCCGCCCCCGTCTCCGGCCGGATCGTCGGCCTGCGCGGCCCCCGGCTCCCGCTCGTCGTCGCCGGACTCGCCATGGCCGCCAGCGGACTCCTGCTCACCCGGCTCACCGTCGACGCCTCCGCTGCCCTGCTGATCGCCGCCTACGCGCTCTTCGGCCTCGGCTTCGGCCTGGTCAACGCCCCCATCACCAACTCCGCCGTCTCCGGCATGCCCCTCGCACAGGCGGGCGTCGCCGCGGCCGTCGCCTCCACCAGCCGCCAGATCGGCCAGTCCCTCGGCGTCGCCGTGATCGGAACCGCCGTCACGACCGCGGTGGTCGGACCGGTCGACTTCACCACCGCCACCCACATCGGCTGGTGGATCATCACCGCCCTCGGCCTCGCCGTCCTCGCCCTCGGCCTGCTCACCACCACCCCCTGGGCCGTCGCCACCGCGGCCCGGGTCGCCGCCCGCTTCGGCGCGGGGTCGGGCGCGGTGCGAGGAGCCCCCACCGAGCGGCTACGATGA
- a CDS encoding SDR family oxidoreductase → MERVTLITGGSSGIGAATARALLEQGDLVAVTGRDADRLAAFAGSVDAGKQLLTITGDAADENDVASAVRQVVDRWGRLDTVIANAGYSLPGTLEDHDPQAMRAMVLTNVLGPALLVREALSHLRESKGRIVVVGSVAGIRNTPGNLYSVTKWAAHALVENVRQLVAEDHVGVTLVAPGVVDTPFWTERGGTPHAAPTLTAEQIATVIVFAVNQPEGVDVNQLVVRPSGQSG, encoded by the coding sequence ATGGAACGCGTCACATTGATCACCGGCGGTTCGAGCGGCATCGGCGCGGCAACGGCCAGAGCGCTGCTCGAGCAGGGTGACCTGGTGGCGGTCACCGGTCGCGACGCCGACCGCCTGGCCGCCTTCGCCGGCTCCGTCGACGCCGGGAAGCAGCTGCTGACGATCACCGGTGACGCCGCCGACGAGAACGACGTCGCGTCGGCCGTGCGTCAGGTCGTCGACCGGTGGGGCCGGTTGGACACGGTGATCGCCAACGCCGGCTACTCGCTGCCCGGCACCCTGGAGGACCACGACCCCCAGGCGATGCGTGCCATGGTCCTGACGAACGTCCTCGGCCCGGCGCTGCTGGTGCGCGAGGCGCTGTCGCACCTCCGCGAGTCCAAGGGTCGGATCGTGGTCGTCGGTTCGGTCGCGGGCATCAGGAACACCCCCGGGAACCTGTACTCCGTCACCAAGTGGGCCGCGCACGCGCTGGTCGAGAACGTCCGGCAACTGGTGGCCGAGGACCACGTCGGCGTCACCCTGGTCGCGCCGGGCGTGGTGGACACCCCGTTCTGGACCGAACGCGGCGGCACGCCGCATGCCGCGCCGACCCTGACCGCCGAGCAGATCGCCACCGTGATCGTGTTCGCCGTCAACCAGCCCGAGGGCGTGGACGTGAACCAGCTCGTCGTGCGGCCCTCCGGCCAGTCCGGCTGA